A window of Gopherus evgoodei ecotype Sinaloan lineage chromosome 13, rGopEvg1_v1.p, whole genome shotgun sequence contains these coding sequences:
- the PEBP1 gene encoding phosphatidylethanolamine-binding protein 1, which yields MALGQWDGPLSLGEVEQQPALPLRVRYGALQLDELGQVLTPTQVQNRPTSIEWDGCDPQKLYTLVLTDPDAPSRKDPKFREWHHFLVVNMKGNDISSGCVLSDYVGSGPPKGTGLHRYVWLVYEQPQPLNCNEPILTNRSGDKRGKFQVASFRKKYKLGNPVAGACYQAEWDSYVPKLYEQLSGK from the exons ATGGCGCTGGGGCAGTGGGACGGGCCGCTGAGCCTGGGCGAGGTGGAGCAGCAGCCGGCGCTGCCCCTGCGGGTGCGGTACGGGGCGCTGCAGCTGGACGAGCTGGGCCAGGTGCTCACCCCCACGCAG GTTCAGAACCGCCCAACCAGCATTGAGTGGGATGGATGCGATCCACAGAAACTCTACACCTTGGTTCTTACTGACCCAGATGCTCCGAGCAGGAAGGATCCAAAGTTCAG GGAATGGCATCACTTCTTGGTTGTTAACATGAAAGGAAACGACATCAGCAGTGGGTGTGTCCTTTCTGATTACGTTGGTTCTGGGCCACCCAAAGGGACAG GACTTCACCGGTACGTGTGGCTGGTCTATGAACAGCCGCAGCCACTGAACTGCAACGAACCCATCCTCACAAACCGATCTGGTGACAAACGTGGGAAGTTCCAAGTGGCCTCTTTCCGCAAAAAGTACAAGCTGGGAAACCCGGTGGCTGGCGCCTGCTATCAGGCAGAGTGGGATAGCTATGTGCCAAAACTCTACGAGCAGCTGTCTGGGAAGTAG